In one Nicotiana sylvestris chromosome 8, ASM39365v2, whole genome shotgun sequence genomic region, the following are encoded:
- the LOC104222410 gene encoding uncharacterized protein — protein sequence METSTELGEKYDKLLRENLIASEQMTVRPATEQLYTMFEGVRQNIVCLEEGTCSCRKFQMDELPCLHAWEVLKNQQLKPGQYCSFYYKKDSLLRTYEFPMHPMPDESLWVIPTEVLEDVVLPPKGRRNLGRPRKERLKPA from the exons ATGGAGACATCTACAGAGCTTGGCGAAAAGTACGACAAACTCCTTCGGGAAAATCTAATTGCATCGGAGCAAATGACG GTGAGGCCTGCTACGGAGCAGTTATATACTATGTTTGAAGGGGTAAGGCAAAACATAGTGTGTCTTGAAGAGGGAACATGCAGTTGCAGAAAATTTCAAATGGATGAACTTCCATGTCTGCATGCTTGGGAGGTTTTGAAGAACCAGCAGCTAAAACCTGGCCAGTATTGCTCTTTTTACTACAAGAAGGATAGCCTCCTTAGAACTTATGAATTTCCAATGCATCCAATGCCAGATGAGAGTTTATGGGTAATCCCAACAGAGGTGCTGGAAGATGTGGTCCTACCACCTAAAGGGAGAAGGAATTTAGGAAGGCCAAGAAAGGAAAGACTCAAACCTGCTTAA
- the LOC104222409 gene encoding uncharacterized protein, with the protein MKAWRAKEIATAMIRGSLSDSYKELPKYFYMLEHTNPGTVTKLHKSEDGCFLYAYVSLYASIKGWEHCRPIMVVDESFLKAAYKGTILTACTQDGAVGIKLYNYVYDLYNCLNPNIYFIKGIFGVREGLCIVSDRNESIFNATKVVYPEVPHYICMFHLWQNVKRTFKKHHKQLKDIFFALDRAYTIEKFEYHMTEMCKIDPRVQSYLFKISYERWSRAYSKVKRSMVMTSNIAESINAANKDARELPVM; encoded by the exons ATGAAAGCATGGAGAGCTAAAGAGATAGCAACGGCAATGATAAGAGGGAGTCTGAGTGATTCATATAAGGAGTTGCCGAAGTATTTTTATATGTTGGAGCATACAAATCCAGGAACGGTTACAAAGTTGCACAAATCAGAAGATGGATGCTTTCTTTATGCATATGTTTCGCTATATGCATCTATCAAGGGTTGGGAGCATTGCAGACCGATAATGGTTGTTGATGAAAGTTTTCTTAAAGCAGCATATAAGGGTACCATATTGACTGCTTGCACACAGGATGGAGCTG TTGGTATAAAGTTGTATAACTATGTATATGATTTGTATAACTGTCTAAATCCTAATATCTATTTT ATAAAGGGTATTTTTGGTGTTAGGGAAGGGTTGTGTATAGTTTCAGATAGAAACGAAAGCATCTTCAATGCTACAAAAGTTGTGTACCCAGAAGTACCACATTATATTtgtatgtttcacttgtggcAGAATGTAAAGCGCACATTCAAGAAACATCACAAACAATTGAAGGATATCTTCTTTGCTTTGGATAGAGCTTACACGATAGAGAAGTTTGAGTATCATATGACAGAGATGTGCAAAATTGATCCGAGGGTGCAGTCTTACTTATTCAAAATTAGCTACGAAAGGTGGTCTAGGGCATACTCCAAAGTGAAAAGGTCGATGGTAATGACTTCCAATATTGCAGAGTCAATTAATGCAGCAAACAAGGATGCTAGAGAGTTACCAGTAATGTGA